The sequence TGGTCCGGGGATCGCCCAGCATGTGCATCAGGATCACCTCGCAGCCGAGCTCGGCTGCGGTCTCCGGGGCGCTGGGCGCGCCGAGGGCCATGACGTCGTTCCAGATGTTCGCGCCGGCCTCGATGGCCGCGCGGGCCACGGCCGGCTTCATGGTGTCGACCGAGATCGGGATGGCGCTCTCGGCACGGATCGCCCTGATCACCGGGATAACGCGAGCCAGCTCCTCGGCCTCGGACACGGGCGCCGCGCCGGGGCGGGTGGATTCGCCGCCTATGTCGAGCAGGTCGGCGCCCTCGGCGACCAGCCTGCGCGCATGCGAAACGGCGGCCGGCTCCTCAAGGAAACGACCGCCGTCGGAGAAGCTGTCGGGGGTGATGTTGACCACCCCCATGACCAAACAGCGCCCGGAGATCACGCCGGCTTGGGGTCGGCGTGGGTCAGGGGCACCGAGACCGAGGGGCCGATGGGCCGGCGGTCTTCCACGTCGTCGCGCACGGGCTTGATGCCCTTCATCACGTTGACGATCTCCTCGCCGCTCAGGGTCTCGTATTCCAGGAGCGCCTTGGCCAGGGTGTGCAGGTCGTCGAGCCGCTCGGACAGGATCCGGCGCGCCTCGTCCAGGCCCATCTGCACCAGGCGGCGAACCTCCATGTCGATCTTCTGGGCGGTGTCTTCGGAGACGTTCTGGGTGCGCGCTACAGAGTGGCCCAGGAACACCTCTTCCTGGTTGTCGCCGTAGGAAACCGTGCCCAGCAGGTCGGAATAGCCCCAGCGGGTGATCATGTTACGCGCCAGGCCGGTCGCGGCCTGGATGTCGCTGGACGCGCCCGAGGTGATCTTGTCCTTGCCGAAGATCAGCTCCTCCGCCACCCGGCCAGCCATCATGATCGCGAGGCGCGAGGTCATCTGCTGGTAGTTCATGGAATAGCGGTCGCCTTCCGGCAGCTGCATGACCATGCCGAGCGCGCGCCCGCGGGGGATGATGGTCGCCTTGTGCACCGGGTCGGCGCCCGGGACGGTCAGGGCCACCAGGGCGTGGCCGCCCTCGTGATAGGCGGTGTTCTTCTTCTCTTCCTCGCTCATGGCCATGGATTTGCGCTCGGCGCCCATCATGACTTTGTCCTTGGCCATCTCGAAGTCGTACATCGAGACCATGCGCTTGTTGCGCCGGGCGGCCATCAGGGCCGCCTCGTTGACCAGGTTGGCGAGGTCGGCGCCCGAGAAGCCGGGGGTGCCGCGGGCCAGGGTGCGGACATTGACGTCGCTGGCGAGGGGCACGTTGCGCATATGGACGCGGATGATCTTCTCGCGGCCGGTCACGTCGGGATTGGGCACCACCACCTGGCGGTCGAAGCGGCCGGGGCGCAGGAGGGCCGGATCCAGCACGTCGGGGCGGTTGGTCGCGGCCACCAGGATAATGCCCTCGTTGGCCTCGAAGCCGTCCATCTCGACCAGCAGCTGGTTCAGGGTCTGCTCGCGCTCGTCATTGCCGCCGCCCAGGCCGGCGCCGCGGTGACGGCCCACCGCGTCGATTTCGTCGATGAAGATGATGCAGGGGGCGTTCTTCTTGGCCTGCTCGAACATGTCGCGCACGCGGCTGGCGCCGACGCCGACGAACATTTCCACGAAGTCCGAGCCGGAGATGGTGAAGAAGGGCACGCCCGCCTCGCCCGCGACCGCGCGGGCCAGCAGGGTCTTGCCGGTGCCCGGAGGGCCGACCAGCAGGGCGCCCTTGGGGATCTTGCCGCCCAGCTTCTGGAACTTGCCGGGGTCCTTCAGGAAGTCGACGATTTCCGACAGCTCTTCCTTGGCCTCGTCCACCCCGGCGACGTCGTCGAAGGTGACGCGGTTCTTGTTTTCGGTCAGCAGGCGCGCCTTGGACTTGCCGAAGCCCATGGCTCCGCGGGCCCCGCCCTGCATCTGGCGCATGAAGAAGATCCACACGCCGGCGATCAGCAGGATCGGCAGCAGCTGCACCAGGATGGAGACCACGGGATTGCCGCCGATCGGCTTGACCCTGATGTCGGCCTGCGCCGTTTCCAGCTTCTTGACCAGCTCGTCCTGGTTTTCTGGCGTGGTCGCGGTGATCGTATGACTGTTGCCGACTTCGGCCTCGACCTGGTCGCCCTTGATCGTGGCCTGCTTCACATGGCCGGCGTCGACCTGATGCAGCAACTGCGAGTAGGTCACTTCCTCGCTGGCGGGCTTTCCGGTCGTCTGCATGATGCCGAACAGCGCCACGGCCACGATAATGATAAAGGCCCAGATCGCCAGATTACGCAGATTCATCAACCTCGCCCTCAATAGGCAGTCTTCAGACGTCCAAACATAGGACGCCCCACGTCATTCCGCCACGCGCGTCAACGCCGCGCCAGCAACTTCGCTCCGAAATTCCTGCGAGATCACGCCGCAGGCGCCCCAGAACCGGGTCTTGACCAGCGTTCGGGCCAAAAGGCCGCGGCAAGGTCCCAGAACCGGTGAACAGGCTTCGCCGGAAGCGCCGACAATCGCCGGCAGGCCCCCGCGCAGAGCCGCGGGCCACGCCCTTAGACTATCGCGCTGGTCTTTACAAAGCCTCGCCGCGCGGCCGGCCAGGGGCAGGACCTGGGCGGCGGCGTCCGAGCGGTTCTCGATTTCGAAGCGGCCGTCCCAGACGCCGGTCTCGCCCGGCGCCAGCTGGAGGCCGGGTAAGGCGTGGCGGCGATAGGCGCCGGCTTCGCGCGCGAGACGGATATCGTGGTCGGCTTCCAGCCGCACGCCGGCGAGGGTGGTGATCCAGGTGCGGGTCCCGGCCAGGCGGGCGACCAGGGCTTCCAGCCGCTCCCGCCGCGGCGGGGCCTCGCCGCCGCCGACCGAGGCCAGGGCGGCGGAGAGCAGGCGGCGGGCGATGTCGGGCGGCGTAGCGACGAGGCTCGCACGATCGAAGGCGAGGCCGCCGGCGTCGTCTGCCCGCGCGGAAGCGGCGAGGACGGCCAAGGCTTCAATGTCCCGGTCCTGCGGCAGGGGCGGCAGGGTCTCGCTCCCCAGCCGTAGGCGGGCGCGGGCCCGCGGCGAGGCCGGGTCGACATTGGCCGGGTCCTCGATCCAGGCCAAGCCCAAGGGCTCCAGGCGCGCGCGGATCTCGGCCCGGCGCAGGCCGAGCAGGGGGCGCAGCAGGAAGACGCCGCGGCCTTCGGGCCAGACCGGCGAGGGGCTCCATTCGCGCAGCCAGCCGAGGCTGGAGCCCTCGGCGCGCATCAGTTCGGCCTCCAGGCGGTCGTCGGCGGTGTGGCCGAACACCACGACCTCGGCGCCCCTGGCGCGGGCGGCTTCGGCGATCAGGGCGTGGCGGGCGCGGCGGGCGGCGGCGGCGAGGCCACGTCGGGGCTTCTCGCCGGTCCAGGCGAGGACGGCGAAGTCGGCGCCGAGCTGGCGCGCCGTCGCCTCCGCCTGCCGCGTCCAGGCGCTGCTGTCGGCCTGGAGGCCGTGGTCAACGTGCAGGGCGATGACCGGCCGCTCGGCCCTGCGCGCCCAGGCCAGGGTCGCGACCAGGGCGGCGAGGGAATCCCCGCCGCCGGAATAGGCGACGGCGATGGGGCGGCGGCTGTCCGGCGCGAGCTTCCGGTCGAAGGCGGGAGTGATCAGATTGGAAACAGGCGGCTCCAAGTCACCACCGCCTCACCGCCCGCACTGCGCCTGCTGGCGGACGGCGGCGGCGCGGGACTTGGTGGCGGGCGGCGCCTTGGGGTATTTGCGCTCCAGCTCGTGCAGGGCGGCGCAGGCGTCGTCGGGCTTGTTCAGCTTGATCAGGGCCTGGGACATGTCGATCACCGCGTCGGGGGCCCAGGCGGTCTTGGGCCAGCCGCGGATCGAGGCGATC is a genomic window of Phenylobacterium montanum containing:
- the ftsH gene encoding ATP-dependent zinc metalloprotease FtsH; the protein is MNLRNLAIWAFIIIVAVALFGIMQTTGKPASEEVTYSQLLHQVDAGHVKQATIKGDQVEAEVGNSHTITATTPENQDELVKKLETAQADIRVKPIGGNPVVSILVQLLPILLIAGVWIFFMRQMQGGARGAMGFGKSKARLLTENKNRVTFDDVAGVDEAKEELSEIVDFLKDPGKFQKLGGKIPKGALLVGPPGTGKTLLARAVAGEAGVPFFTISGSDFVEMFVGVGASRVRDMFEQAKKNAPCIIFIDEIDAVGRHRGAGLGGGNDEREQTLNQLLVEMDGFEANEGIILVAATNRPDVLDPALLRPGRFDRQVVVPNPDVTGREKIIRVHMRNVPLASDVNVRTLARGTPGFSGADLANLVNEAALMAARRNKRMVSMYDFEMAKDKVMMGAERKSMAMSEEEKKNTAYHEGGHALVALTVPGADPVHKATIIPRGRALGMVMQLPEGDRYSMNYQQMTSRLAIMMAGRVAEELIFGKDKITSGASSDIQAATGLARNMITRWGYSDLLGTVSYGDNQEEVFLGHSVARTQNVSEDTAQKIDMEVRRLVQMGLDEARRILSERLDDLHTLAKALLEYETLSGEEIVNVMKGIKPVRDDVEDRRPIGPSVSVPLTHADPKPA
- the tilS gene encoding tRNA lysidine(34) synthetase TilS, whose protein sequence is MEPPVSNLITPAFDRKLAPDSRRPIAVAYSGGGDSLAALVATLAWARRAERPVIALHVDHGLQADSSAWTRQAEATARQLGADFAVLAWTGEKPRRGLAAAARRARHALIAEAARARGAEVVVFGHTADDRLEAELMRAEGSSLGWLREWSPSPVWPEGRGVFLLRPLLGLRRAEIRARLEPLGLAWIEDPANVDPASPRARARLRLGSETLPPLPQDRDIEALAVLAASARADDAGGLAFDRASLVATPPDIARRLLSAALASVGGGEAPPRRERLEALVARLAGTRTWITTLAGVRLEADHDIRLAREAGAYRRHALPGLQLAPGETGVWDGRFEIENRSDAAAQVLPLAGRAARLCKDQRDSLRAWPAALRGGLPAIVGASGEACSPVLGPCRGLLARTLVKTRFWGACGVISQEFRSEVAGAALTRVAE